From Oryctolagus cuniculus chromosome 17, mOryCun1.1, whole genome shotgun sequence, a single genomic window includes:
- the SPNS2 gene encoding sphingosine-1-phosphate transporter SPNS2, with amino-acid sequence MMCLECASAAAGGAEEEEADAERRRRRRGAQRGAGGGGCCGARGAGGAGGVVPADDEVQTLSGSVRRAPSGPPSTPGTPSCAAASKGPSAQQPKPASLGRGRGAAAAILSLGNVLNYLDRYTVAGVLLDIQQHFGVKDRGAGLLQSVFICSFMVAAPIFGYLGDRFNRKVILSCGIFFWSAITFCSSFIPQQYFWLLVLSRGLVGIGEASYSTIAPTIIGDLFTKNTRTLMLSVFYFAIPLGSGLGYITGSSVKQAAGDWHWALRVSPVLGMITGTLILVLVPATKRGHADQLGGQLKARTSWLRDMRALIRNRSYVFSSLATAAVSFATGALGMWIPLYLHRAQVVQKTAETCSSAPCGAKDSLIFGAITCFTGFLGVVTGAGATRWCRLRTQRADPLVCAVGMLGSAIFICLIFVAAKSSIVGAYICIFVGETLLFSNWAITADILMYVVIPTRRATAVALQSFTSHLLGDAGSPYLIGFISDVIRQSTKDSPLWEFLSLGYALMLCPFVVVLGGMFFLATALSFLSDRAKAEQQANQLVMPPASVKV; translated from the exons ATGATGTGCCTGGAATGCGcctcggcggcggcgggcggcgcggaggaggaggaggcggacgcggagcggcggcgccggcgccGGGGGGCGCAGCGAGGGGCTGGCGGGGGCGGTTgctgcggggcgcggggcgcgggcggcgcTGGAGGAGTCGTGCCCGCCGACGATGAGGTGCAGACCCTGTCGGGTAGCGTGAGGCGGGCCCCGTCCGGACCTCCCAGCACCCCCGGCACCCCCAGCTGCGCAGCTGCCTCCAAGGGCCCCAGCGCACAGCAACCCAAGCCGGCCAGTCTGGGCCGCGGTCGGGGGGCAGCAGCCGCCATCCTCAGCTTGGGCAACGTGCTCAACTACCTGGACAGGTACACCGTGGCAG GGGTCCTCCTGGACATCCAGCAGCACTTTGGGGTCAAGGACAGAGGCGCCGGCTTGCTGCAGTCAG TGTTCATCTGCAGCTTCATGGTGGCCGCCCCCATCTTCGGCTACCTGGGCGACCGCTTCAACAGGAAGGTGATCCTTAGCTGTGGCATCTTCTTCTGGTCGGCCATCACCTTCTGCAGCTCCTTCATCCCCCAGCAG TACTTCTGGCTGCTGGTGCTGTCCCGGGGGCTGGTGGGCATCGGCGAGGCCAGCTACTCCACCATCGCGCCCACCATCATCGGCGACCTGTTCACCAAGAACACACGCACACTCATGCTGTCCGTCTTCTACTTCGCCATCCCGCTGGGCAG CGGCCTGGGCTACATCACCGGCTCCAGTGTGAAGCAGGCGGCTGGGGACTGGCACTGGGCCTTACGG GTGTCCCCGGTCCTGGGCATGATCACGGGAACGCTCATCCTTGTGCTGGTCCCAGCCACTAAGAGAGGCCATGCTGACCAGCTCGGAGGGCAGCTCAAGGCCCGGACCTCGTGGCTCCGAGACATGAGGGCCCTGATCCGAAA ccGCAGCTACGTCTTCTCCTCCCTGGCCACGGCGGCCGTATCCTTCGCCACGGGGGCCCTGGGCATGTGGATCCCGCTCTACCTGCACCGCGCCCAAGTGGTGCAGAAGACGGCAGAGACCTGCAGCAGCGCCCCCTGCGGGGCCAAGGACAG CCTCATCtttggggccatcacctgcttcacGGGCTTTCTGGGCGTGGTCACGGGCGCAGGAGCCACGCGCTGGTGCCGCCTGCGAACCCAGCGGGCCGACCCTCTGGTGTGCGCTGTGGGCATGCTGGGCTCCGCCATCTTCATCTGCCTGATCTTCGTGGCCGCCAAGAGCAGCATCGTGGGTGCCTAT ATCTGTATCTTTGTCGGGGAAACGCTGCTGTTCTCTAACTGGGCCATCACGGCAGACATCCTCATG TACGTGGTCATCCCTACCCGGCGGGCCACGGCCGTGGCCCTACAGAGCTTCACCTCGCACCTGCTGGGGGACGCAGGCAGCCCCTACCTCATTGGCTTT aTCTCGGACGTGATCCGCCAGAGCACCAAGGACTCGCCGCTCTGGGAGTTCCTGAGCCTGGGCTACGCGCTCATGCTCTGCCCCTTCGTGGTGGTCCTGGGGGGCATGTTCTTCCTCGCCACCGCGCTCTCCTTCCTCAGCGACCGCGCCAAGGCCGAGCAGCA GGCGAACCAGCTGGTGATGCCGCCCGCATCCGTGAAAGTCTGA